A single region of the Anomaloglossus baeobatrachus isolate aAnoBae1 chromosome 2, aAnoBae1.hap1, whole genome shotgun sequence genome encodes:
- the UNC50 gene encoding protein unc-50 homolog, with translation MLPTTLVNSRTQGNGALSSRDAARHTAGAKRYKYLRRLVHFRHMDFEFALWQMLYLFTSPQKVYRNFQYRKQTKDQWARDDPAFLVLLSIWLCASTLMFGFVLEMSFVETLKLLLWIVFIDCVGVGLLIATLMWFISNKYLVKHQGRDYDVEWGYAFDVHLNAFYPLLVILHFIQLFFIKYVILSEWFVGYIVGNTFWLIAIGYYIYITFLGYSALPFLKNTVVLLYPFAALILLYVLSLALGWNFTAMLCAFYKYRVK, from the exons ATGCTGCCCACCACATTAGTGAATTCTCGGACACAAGGCAACGGCGCACTAAGTTCTCGGGATGCAGCACGACACACAGCCGGAGCCAAGCGCTATAAGTACCTGCGGAGGCTTGTGCACTTCAGACACATGGACTTCGAATTCGCACTCTGGCAGATGCTTTATCTTTTCACTTCTCCGCAGAAAGTATACAGAAACTTCCAATACAGAAAACAGACCAAGGACCAGTGGGCGAGAGATGACCCGGCATTCCTAGTCCTGCTAAGTATTTGGCTATGCG CGTCCACTTTAATGTTTGGGTTTGTTTTGGAAATGTCTTTTGTGGAAACCTTAAAGCTTCTCCTGTGGATTGTGTTTATTGACTGTGTTGGTGTTGGGCTACTGATCGCCACCCTCATGTG GTTTATTTCTAACAAGTACCTGGTGAAACATCAGGGACGGGATTATGATGTGGAGTGGGGCTATGCCTTTGATGTCCATCTGAATGCCTTCTACCCACTGTTGGTCATTCTGCATTTTATCCAGTTATTTTTTATCAAAT ATGTGATCCTGTCAGAATGGTTTGTTGGATATATTGTTGGGAACACATTCTGGTTGATTGCCATAGGTTATTACATCTACATAACATTCCTTGGCTATAGCG CGTTGCCGTTTTTGAAAAACACCGTTGTGCTTCTTTATCCATTTGCAGCTTTGATATTGCTATATGTCTTGTCATTGGCTCTGGGATGGAACTTCACGGCCATGCTCTGCGCTTTCTACAAGTACAGGGTGAAGTGA